A stretch of the Fusobacterium varium genome encodes the following:
- a CDS encoding L-serine dehydratase — MKKYHSIFNDVLGPIMTGPSSSHTAGCARIGKMIRILYGNDIEEAEIIFEKNGSYPSTYKGQGTDYGFVGGLLGFSPDDIRLKHALKIAEESNLKITFKSEDLGMNHPNEAEIRIYRNKKLDMKVITRSTGGGTFEIINMDDFDISITGENKKIYISTKENSLIQEIKKIISPNHYYLQKKNNTVLLEILIINNEIENKVKYLKNDSRIIFYRIAEVILPVTLNKENIPLFFNAAEAIEYNKSENLNLWELAIKYECSISNISKNDVVEKMKDILFFMKKSLLIDIDDKNTEFQILSNNSAKIEDKLKNENIIDMGVLNKIMLSAVKIMENNCKHNIIVAAPTAGSCGVIPATIIHCGEKINAEEDKIIKALLTSGLIGVFIANQSTFSAEVAGCQAENGAASCMAAAGIIELLDGNIEECFSAASLALQNLLGLICDPVGGLTEVPCISRNILASINAVSAANMIKCGYDAVIPLDEVITAMYEVGRMLPNELKCTCKGGLCNTKTGKEIYTKIKKYS, encoded by the coding sequence TATGGAAATGATATAGAAGAAGCTGAAATTATATTTGAAAAAAATGGTTCTTATCCCAGTACTTACAAAGGCCAAGGAACAGATTATGGTTTTGTTGGAGGACTTTTAGGATTTTCTCCTGATGATATTAGACTAAAGCACGCTTTAAAAATAGCTGAAGAAAGTAATCTTAAAATAACTTTTAAATCAGAAGATTTAGGAATGAACCATCCCAATGAAGCTGAAATTAGAATATATAGAAACAAAAAATTAGATATGAAGGTTATTACCCGTTCCACTGGTGGAGGAACATTTGAAATAATTAATATGGATGATTTTGACATATCAATAACTGGTGAAAATAAAAAAATTTATATTTCTACAAAAGAAAATTCATTAATTCAAGAAATAAAAAAAATTATTTCTCCGAATCATTATTATTTACAGAAAAAAAATAATACAGTCCTTTTAGAAATATTAATAATTAATAATGAAATTGAAAATAAAGTTAAATACTTAAAAAATGATAGCAGAATTATTTTTTATAGAATAGCAGAAGTTATTTTGCCTGTAACACTAAACAAAGAAAACATACCACTATTTTTTAATGCAGCAGAAGCTATTGAATACAATAAAAGTGAAAATTTAAATCTGTGGGAACTTGCAATCAAATATGAATGCAGTATAAGTAACATTTCAAAAAATGATGTTGTAGAAAAAATGAAAGACATATTATTTTTTATGAAAAAATCTTTATTAATAGATATTGATGATAAAAATACTGAATTTCAAATACTTTCTAATAATTCTGCTAAAATAGAAGATAAATTAAAAAATGAAAATATAATTGACATGGGGGTTTTAAATAAAATTATGCTTTCAGCAGTTAAAATTATGGAAAATAATTGTAAGCATAATATCATAGTTGCTGCTCCTACAGCCGGTTCTTGTGGAGTAATTCCTGCTACAATTATTCATTGTGGAGAAAAAATAAATGCTGAAGAAGATAAAATTATAAAGGCGCTGTTAACTTCAGGTCTTATTGGTGTCTTTATTGCTAATCAATCTACTTTTAGTGCAGAAGTTGCTGGATGTCAGGCAGAAAATGGAGCAGCAAGCTGTATGGCAGCAGCTGGAATTATTGAATTATTAGATGGAAATATTGAAGAATGCTTTTCTGCAGCTTCATTGGCACTGCAAAATCTACTAGGATTAATTTGTGACCCTGTAGGTGGCTTAACTGAAGTTCCCTGTATAAGCAGAAATATTTTGGCTTCTATAAATGCGGTTTCAGCAGCTAATATGATAAAATGTGGTTATGATGCTGTTATTCCTCTAGATGAAGTCATTACTGCAATGTATGAAGTTGGAAGGATGCTTCCTAATGAATTAAAATGTACCTGCAAAGGTGGTTTATGCAATACAAAAACAGGAAAAGAAATATACACTAAAATTAAAAAATACTCATAA